The DNA sequence CCTACCATGAGTGACTGGCTTTGAAAATAATTCCAAAGGAAGAGTTCTAAAGTTCTCTTGAAGTGATGCTTTGAAGGACAGGGCTAATTTAACTCTGTTAGTTATGATATAcatgtgaaaaatattttataaaaaatataaaaatattgtctGCTTACAGTTCAAGATTAGGAGGAAAACAAGTAAAAGGGTGTGTACCGAAATGGTGGTTACAATGCATTACTCTAAGATGATGGGAATTTCAAAGCACTAGATATAGATGAAAGCCCTTCTGTGAATACAGAGCTGAGGCTTCTGAATGTAGTTATCATACACTAGATGATGATTTTACACTGTGAAATAGATCAAAAGGTGGAAAATTAAGCAAACAACATTAAAGTACAAAATGAAATTGTGctgtaaagaaagcaaaaagtACTAGCTTTTTAATTCAGACTATATCTACATCTTGATTGCTAGAGAACAATATTACTTTAAGAGGAAGTACAGAAGACATCAATGGATCAATCAATGCTTTTTCAAATCAGAATAAACTTggtgagatgctcagtgggtaaaagcacttgctaggtgagcctggtggcctgagttcaACCACCAAAACTCATGTAAAGATGCAAGAGGAGAGTAATTCCCCTTTTCCATATATCATGCATATAccataataaatttttaaaaagaaaaaagcaaagtaaaatgtAAACTGTTTTTAACACAGTTTCCATAAAAGATGCTAGTTAGTTACAGCCTGTTCATAAagagccatttttaaaaattctgtttctatgaaaggaggtctttcctttcttttttgtcacCATCTAACAAATACCATAAAAGGTAAAATAGAAGTTCCGAATAGGAAGCGATGAGATTTATGAGCTCACAGAACTCTATTGGCCACATGATGGCTGCCTGGCTTCCAATGGATGGCAGGTGCTTGCAGTGGTGCTTGCAGGCAGGTCTTTTTTTAAAGGGTGGGCTttaagattgaactcagggttttCAGTGTCTACTGGTGAACATGGCATTAACTTAATATGAAGACtatatttctttagtttctaATACAGAAATAATCTCAATGCATGATTATAAAAATACTTTCCtaagaaaaatgtgtttcatttgttAATATTTACCAGAGATCCCTTTTATTCTATGAAAAGCTCATGGAATTATGAATTGATATACTGAACCTATAAAAtcattagattttaaaattcacaacaattttgtatcttctttcttccttttttttttttttgcaagtagGGCAAACCTCAATATTTGACACACACAGGCATTTCCTGGATATCAGAAGACATAGCAATGTAAGAATTGtataaaagactttaaaaattatataaaatcatcAATGTAGTCTCAATAATTTCTCTCtacttttcataaaacaaatcatACTTTAGCTGAAAGAGAAATGGACATAGAAAATGATAAAGATTTAATTTAggtatgaaataaaattaatggtgatagaggacttcaaATTTGTAATCCAAGAATGGCTATAAGATGCCATATTCTGGGGTATGCCATGGTCACTGTAATCTTCAACTCACAGTAGCTATGGTTACTTGCACTGGGCCTGGCCAAGATTGGCCCCTGGCAAGAAACAGTCATAGATGGCATAGGGCCTTACTCCTCCCTGCTGAACTTCTGACTATTGAGAGATTCTGGAAGAGGGAAGTAATTGCCATCAGTTGTGTACCCAGTGGTGAACTCACTAAGCTACAATGGAGATTTCCAAGTGAATGGTCACAGAAGGCCTCAGTTAAACTCAGTGCAGCACAAACCAACAATGGATGAAGGTAGAAAGGGGACAAAGGGGGGACAGAGAGTTTGGATGGGTGGGAAGGGACAAGGGGGCAGGGGTAAGAGTAAATAGAATgcactatatacatgtatgaaattgtttaagaagaaattcaattacaaaaaaaactattaaaaaaatgcatgtgcctgttgtcctctgagaggctccacccagcagctgactcagacagatatacacacccacagccaaacagtggatggagcttggggactcttatggaagagcagAAGGAAGGAGTGCTGGCcctgaaagggataggaactccacagaaagaccaacagttaactaacctggacccttggggctctctgtcagaaccaccaaccaaaaaacatgCATGGGCTGTAGCTAGGCCTCTCTGCACATTTGCAACAGATGTGCAGcatagtcttcatgtgggtcctgaacaactggaatggatTCTaccagctgggctgccttgtctggcctcagtgggaaacgAGGCACCTAGCCTCTTGGCTAGAGacctgaagtgccagggtggggggatacctaGGGAGGCCCCCACCCagtcagaggagaaaaggagaggggatggaTGGTGGGAGGGGCTAACTGTGAGTAGGGTAGTGAGTAGGATGTGAAgtgaattagtaaaaaaaaataaaataaatgaaaaaaaatgtatgcatgcTCCCATGGTTCATAGAAACAGGATCACTGGTATTAATTTGTACAGAGGGAAAGTGTGGAAGCAAGCAACCCTAAAGAATAGTAatcagctgggtagtggtggcacacatttttaacatagcactcaggaggcatatgggtaggaagatctctgagttcaaggccagcctcatctacagggGGTTTctccaaaacacaacaaacaacaacaacaaaataatcattCCTTAGATCAATGCTATGGTCTCTGTCACTTTCTCATGATAAATTATGAAAATGCTATTTCTGCTGCTAAAATTAGTATATTTCTCTTTGTGAACTTTAACaacatttacacatttttttaataaagaaaattaaataccaattttagtttttcattctCTTCCATGAATCTCTTGGCAGCCTTATTGGTATTTTCTGCTTGAATTTTAAGCACTCCTTTGTTTGATATTTCTTTTGCCAGCTGAGTAATAAGCGTAACCAGACGTCTCAACACACTGAGGGAAAAAACAAATGAAGTTCAGAATAACACCTAACTAGATTAATCATCGGGAACTCAGACTTTAATACAATAGCCATTGTCAAATAATTCGTTAGGTCTACAGAAATGGGGGTGGAGGCAACATTTAAATGGCACATTTCCTTTTTGCTGTCCAAGTCTGTCAGTTAAAACAAGCTGGGCTTCACTCCTTTGTATCCTCTGTTAGAAGACAAGCATTAGAatacagagctggagagctgcccctgcccctgcccctgcccctggccagctgcagcacttggaaagctAGCTGAGGCTGGTGCAGTCCAGGAGAGCTGGCTGGCTGACCAACTAAGCTACCTCCCAGGCCCAAATGcaagggctttgagttggctcacTCCAATATCCACCCCATCTATGATCTGCTGGAGTGAATGAAGGGAcaggtcctgcagatccaaagctgcaggatctccatgacacaggttAACAAGAAGATATCCAAAAGGAATGCACATGCGGATTCAGTatagatagtgtagcagaagtcaGGGGCTCAAACCAGACATCATTGCGAtgtttgcaagtaaagatgtgtgaaCAAAGGGGTATACTACCCGACACACTGTAACACACTAAAGTTTAAAcaacaagattttctttttattctatcttctttgtgtgtgtgtgtgtgtggtgggggataGGGAGTTGCAAGGGTAGAGGACAGAAACGGAAAAAACAGATGCAGTGGTATCCCACAGCTTCTTGCACACAATGTTATTTCCCTTTTATAAGCCATTAACCTAAAGTAgtcaaatgaaattttaattaatttgttttttgagacagggtttctctgcatatccctagctgtactggaactcactcccTAGACTGGACAAGCAttaacctcagagatctgcctgtctctgctttctgcctgctgggattaaaggtatgtgttatCACTGTCTTCTGGATGGTAATGCAAGGCCAgcaagaaaatcttttttttttttttttttttaatttgcagttTAAAGATCATTTTATAAGGGGCACAGGTCCAAAAAAATTAATACTGACATGTTTACATATAACCCCCACTGTTAGATACTAAAATTAATCTCTTCAATTATTCTTTTAGCAGCTATTTACTAAGGAACTACTATGTTAGGCCTTAGGGCCACAGCAAAAGGGAACTTAATTCTTGCTTTCAAGTTCATGTCCTAGTTGgagattttcctttttctttttatgtgtttatttgtttttgctattgttttcaggacagggtctgactatgtagctccggctgtcctggaactcactatgtagaccagactggcctcaaactcacagagatctgcctgcctctgctttaatCCTAACTACTGGCTTTTAGTTGGAGATATAAACAGTATTTAGTTGCAACTGTGAATGGCACTAGAAGTTGAAGTCAGGACTTAACAGAAGACCTGCATACTTTGGAGGAACTGCTGGTCACAGGGCTTCTTTGAGAAAGCTAAAAGATAAgtgaatgttaaataaaaaatggaagGCCAGGTATGGTCAACTTagcctttaaacccagtacttgagaagcagaggcctcagatatctgtgggttcaaggtcagcctggttgaAATAacaggttctaggccagccagggttacacagtgagaccctgtctcaaaaaataaaacaaacagggcttcagcttcccaagtcctTCCCTACCACCTTGCCTTGCAGAGGATCTTTATCTCTGTGTGCCTGctgtatttatgtgtttcctcaTCCCTAATAATAACTGTTCTTCAAACACCAGAAAAATAAGCAGAGATTGTGAGGAGGAAAGAGTGTTCTAGAATAGCTTGTAGGATGACTcaagtgggaaggaaagagataGCTCATAAACAATAACTATTTTTCTTACAAAAGGAGAGTGGGAATGAGATGTACTGTACGTTTTGAAGAGCAGCTGGAGATGGATCCAGAAAGTCAGCAACCCGATCACTCAAGGCCATCTGCAGCCAGCAGATCTATGAACTGTAACTTTTCcccttatttttgagattgtaatttaattagatgtctcctttccttttcctccctccaaagccTCCCATATATCTTTGCcaattctccttcaaattcatgcccTCCTCCCCGCTGTTTTACAAAGTGTTATtgcatctacatatatatatatatatatNNNNNNNNNNatatatatatatatatatatatattcctaaatacagcCTGTTCCATCCATATACTGCTACCTggatgtatgttttcagggctgaacatttggcactggacaaccaattcACAGGCTCTTCCCTTCCAAAGGCCACGTCCTCCATTCCAAGCTTTCTTTAGTGTAACTAAGATTTGTTACTTGAGTATatcatttgcattcttttatgaAGATATCAATGAAAAGATCTTAGTGTAAgtggaaaaaaacaaaggagaattCTATGAGTGATACAACTGTGCTTGTACATTTGTTTTACTTACAGCCAAAAAAATAATGAGAATCCAGAAATATACAGATTTCTTTGAGACCTGAAGAGCTTCATCTGTGTGTGCTCATAGGCACCAGGTCTGCTGGCTGAGTTCTTCTCCACCACATTCGTGGATGAATATTTCCTTACTTCTCTCACAGCATCTGTTACAAGACAGAGAATGCTACTTTTGGTTtctaagaaagcattttttttttttaaacaagaaggaGCTGTAGAATAACCTACCAGCCTTTTAAATAATGGACTTTAGATATGCCTTTCTTTTTGTCTATCCCTCTTTAATACCTGACAGGGTATCGTGCTCAAAGATTAAAGTTTGTAAATAGATAGTAGTGGCAATTTATGAATCACTACtatagcattttaaaatcattccTCTGGGGCTTACTTATCATCTTACTGTCAAGTCTTGATCTACTGTGAAATATTATCTCTTACTCTTTCCATTTCTATGCATGACTAAAATTCAACTTGCTGTCAGGAACAGATACAATCCTGCCTCTCTTAAAGTGCCAGCACCCTTTACACACACTATTACTTTATATACTTGAGACTTCAGAGCTATTTCATTGCACTGACATTCCTGTTTGCACAGACTAGTTAAATGAGATTCAGACTGTGCTGAGTTTACTTTACAATAGTCACAGGCACTATCTCTGAATCATGCCACATTTCTATCACTCCAATAAAATCCCAACAAAGCACTGTACAATAATAAGGTTCCATTTTATCACCTCACATTTGTATGCCATTTCTTTGGCTGAAAATCTTTATTTCCAATACTATTAGGCATACTAGCTCATTTGCTGTGTGTTGCAACATATGCAAAGGTagtttttttgtgttgtttgttgttgttgttttttattttttcagataggtctcaccatgtagctctggctgtcctggaactcactatgtatgtcaagctggccttgaactcacaaagatccacctgtttctaccttccaagcactgggattaaaggcatgtgccaccaccacccagctggatTAGTTTTTGCACATGTACTATCTGGCAGCTGTGTGGTGACAGTTGCTGCCTTGGAGATGGAGTTCCCAGAGTCCATAGAGGTAAGAATAAAGTAAACAGACATGCAGAGATGGAAGGGGAATTACTAGGACTAGTCCTTCCTCAGAATCTGGCTTTCTCCTTCGCCTGCACCTCACTCAGACAACtcctattttattataaattctttccttttccttttcttccctccttcccttctttccttttttttttttttttttttttttttttttttttNNNNNNNNNNtttttttgtttttgttttaattcttctttctttctcaagtgAGGGCAAGCTAGTTTTGGATAAATATAGTCAAAAGAATCTACTATGGCTCTCTTTTCTTACACAGGTAAGTGATAGCTTTCAGCAGACATTTTGATACCTCTTAAAGAGTTGAGattatttcttattctttcacTTCATCAATACATTTGTCAAAGTAAGAGAGACAGAATGCCATTCCAAAGTTATTCAggtagttggtggctcagtaatGATCAGTTTTCTCTACTTCTTTACTAATTTATTGTGTTGTTATATGGATAGAAATTCAGTGCATAATACTAACAATAACATACCATGACAAAAATTGACATTTTCAAGTAAAATACAAATTCATTCAAAACTTGATGCAATTTCcttcttggggttttgttttgttgtttttgagacagggtctcactatatagctctggctatccttgaattcacagagatctatctactaggctctgtttctgcctcctgagtaccacCACACCAGCTTCCCTTCCAGTTTTCAATACTTCTATACTCCTTCACAGTATATGCTCTCACTTTTATAGAGAGGATCAACCCTATTTCAAACCTTGGTGTTTGGAACATCACACATTTTTGCATAAAACAACATCAAACAGCGGTGCCGGTTCCAAGGTGGTACCAGTAAGCCCACTTAACCCAGGACATGAGAGTTAGGAGGAAATTCCTAGGGAAAACATTCGGCTAAAGTAGCAAGGAATGACACTGGCAAGAAGTGGATAGGTAATCTTAGACAAGTCACTTAATCTTGCGGCTCTCAGTCACTTCTAAAAGAACACGGTGATTATGAAGGCTTGTGGAATTTCTGCTTTGCAAACCTTAAAGCTCTACTTTCAATTTATGAAGTATCGTTACCATGAACATTTCTAACCTGCTGAAAAATTCATTTAGGCTGcatatgtaaaatgtttattaCCAGACATGCCTGGATttaggttgtttttgttgctgttgttaagaattttgaaatttaaatgttttaaatattactgAAATGTAAACATGAAATCCACTTACATTTTATACATCCTTTATAGATGTAAGCCTGAAGTTACTTTCAGACAATGTCTTTACTGTTCTTGGATTTGGACTCTTATCACACAAAATGAGGGGTGGAATTTTCCACCTGTGCCAACATGCTCGtgcaaaaatgttttcaattcaaatttttaaattacaatttttaGTTAGGGATGCCCAATCTGTCCAGTATATATCTATAATCCTACCATATGAATTCAAAATTTGAAGAATTTGTCatatttgctttgtttctcaATCCAAAATCTCACTGATATTTTCCCTAAGTATTCCAGCAAGCATTTTCTCAGACATATTCCTAGGTCAAAAGTATtgtcaacttttttctttttaatccaagGGATAGACAACAAATGTTTTAGGCAAAAGGATAGGCAATGTATGTTTTTAGGCTTACCAGCTGCAATATTAAACTCTGGAGTTGTCCATGGAAATAGGCATAGACCATGTGgtgtttgaataggtatggtatCTAGAAACTCcacgtgtttgaatgcttgacccatagggagtggcactattaggaggtgtggccttgctggaggaagtatgtcactgtggaggtgggctttgaggtctcccatGTTCAAGCTACACCTAGTCTGTATGGCACACAAGTCTCCTGCTGACTTCAGATCAAGATGTTGAATTCTCAGCACCTTCCCTAACACTATGTCTGTctggatgatgccatgcttcccaccatgatactaatggactaaacctctgaacctgtaagccatccccaattaaatgttttcctttataaaagttgccatggtcatagtacctcttcacagcaatgaaaccctaactaaggcagaccATATGCAAAAGCAAGAACAGTGGCATTTCAATAAAACTGTATCTACAGATATAGGCTTCTGACCCTTAAAGATGCTATACAATACTGCTATCACAACTAAAGCAAAAATTTACTAATATTACCTAATAATccctttatattaaaaaaaatttgcaGTAGCCATTAAAGCTGTTGCTTTAATCAGGTTTCAGTGAAGACTCACACTTGTCTAAGAATCTCTTAAGAATCTATTATTCCATTCGTTTGTTGCATACAAGCCAAGCCCCTGGGTACCCAGGACAACACTATAACAAAGACTGCAACTGTCAATCATCTGCCAACTTGAAAGAAGGCCACTTGTTATTGTATTTAAACTTTAAGTAACCTAAAAGAGGTTAAGAATCACTGCACCTGAAATTTGTGTATATAAAATAGTACCAAGTATGTATCAAAAACCtatcaatatataaaatagtcTTTTAGTATATCAATAACATCAACCTAACAAATCAAAACCCCGATAATTTATTGAAAAGAACTAGATTCAAAGGAGGATTGTAGCTAGTACTTACCTAGAAACAGAACAATCAATAGTATTATAATGGTAAGGAAAGCTTTGTTCCAAAAACTTGCAATCTTACCCCAGACACTAAATGAAAAAATCTTCTGCCATCTGTAAAGCAACACAATTAGATTAGATGAGCAAACAACCGAACAACAAATGAACCAGGAGCAGGTcttgaaatgctttaaaatactGAGATAATATTTTGATAATAGTGTGgcaaaattaaagacatttaattttaaaagttgttcaTATTCTTTCATGACATAactcatgaaatagaaaataattatttgttaatTAAATACTATTATATTAactcatgaaatagaaaataattatttgttaatTAAATACTATTATATTTGATGGTTTAAATATTCTAAagtgaaaataacttttttttttgttttttttttttttgagacagagtttctctgtgtagccatggccaTTCTGGAACTCTAGACCGGGGTAGCCATGAATTCAGAGttatgcctgcctctgcattatgggtggtgagattaaaggtgtgagccaccattgcctgactaaaaataacttttaaggtAAAGTTATTTTTTATGATGAACAAAGCTTTAAAGAGAAATGTAGGCTTTGGTCTGTGCGCATGCACACAGGCCTGTAGCCCTCACAGTGTAAAGGGTAGAGGTCAATCTGCCATGATGTTCCTTAGGAGCCCAGCTTAGAGATCCTGGGACTCACTGAGTAGGCAGGCTGACTGGCTAGTGAGCTCTAAGTagctgcctgcttttgcctcaccagcactgggattattAACCTCTGTAGCACGCCTGGCTTTTCCCCACGGATTTTAGGAATCAAACTAAGGTTCTCCATCTtgtatggcaagcattttaccaactgaacaATCTTACCAGCCCAAAAGAAAATTCTTAAACTGTCATGTTTTAGATGAAAGCTACTTCCCCCCCCTAGTTAGAGCACTGTCTCAGAAATGATGCAAGTCTTTTGACCTAGCAGCTAGGAACACTTAATTCTCTGTTTAGTAGacacagtgtcttgctgtgtagcctctGCTGGCATGGAACTTGCCAGAGCTGCCTCTGAAGTCGCAATCCTCTTGACTCAGCCTGCAAAGTGCTGCAGGTATAAGCATGCACGACCATGTTTGGCTTCTgcaagtttatttttatgtgatgtGCTTCTATCATCTACACTAAGCaagataatttctttctttaaccaAAAAGGAATCTAAAATGACTGACATATGGCatatatgcaaaatgaaaaaaaaaacttttacacaTAAACATTTACACATGTAAATACTCATATAATTTATCATTACCTAGGTTAAGGCGTGAACACAGAGGAAAAGAGATGAATAAATACTCTAGACAGATGGAGCAGCAGAAGCAAAGCCACAGACACAGGAAATGAGGCGTTACAAGTGGCTAAGCAACCATCATGTAACTGGAAAGTATCAAATGCTGAacctaaagtattttaaatttgtaatacATTGGGTCAAAAAGAAGTATCAAGGTAGTTAGCGTGTGAATATACTTCACAAACACAACtgaaaatttttactttaagATATGAGAAATTATTAATACAATTTTAATAGAACTATCAACAATAACTTCAAGTTATAAGGGAGAAGACAGATATAGGTGAATCAGTTTTTTGACTTGATGACCAAATTCAAAGCACTTTTATAGACTCTATTTAAATTTAACACTGCAAATCTTTTTTTcgtaaaaaaaagaatataaatggtaATAGCTCGATGTAGGTCCAAAtgtaaatttgtttatttctttaaaagtcaaCAAAAGAGGGAATGTAGCAACCTCCACGAGAAGGGATATCAAGGAGTTTGCAGTAGATTGAATTTAAGATCAGATAATAGCTAATATTTATTGAGTTGATGTATTATTGGTTGGAACACATGCACTACCTTGTCTAATTACCTCAGCATCATATGAAGTCCACACTACTGCTACCAGGAAAACTGACCAGAGAAAGTAAATAATTTCTCAAGGTCATACAATAACATGAAGTCAAATGAAAACTGTTATTCTGAGCATGTTTTTACCTTCATTCACTTCACTACAGGAGAAAAGACTAGATAGATAAATGAAGACTTTGAAGATTGTGCCTGACACACACACTGTGGATAAACACATGGAGGGGCACAGATGATTCCTGTGCATATGTACCACATGCTCCTACATGAGAACATTCATATATCATGTGTACTTATTCACCTAATAGGTTTCATCTAATAGCTAGTAGATAAGGATGGGTTCAAAACTGTCaatgacaagaagaaaaagactgGTCATCATTctcctgagactttttttttcaaatctctaAGCCTTATTTATAAATCTGTTGTGCATGAAAAAATGACTTCTTAAATATGTAAGACACAAGAAGTAATACTAAACAGCAAAACATGTCTGCTTTTGAAATCTGAGGTAGACAGAACAGGGATAGCGTCGTCTGACGGCAAGCTAAGGATTTCATCTGGAGTCTGAAACACACCAGTGAGGAAGCTTGGGTTGTGGAACTCCAAAGCCCTTCTGGCCTTAAGCATGTGACCTACAGAATCCCTGGTTGGTGGAGAGAACTTGGTACACCCCTTCCTACAGTATGATTTACTGCTTCTTGTAAGGGAGGAAAAAGCGATGGTGTGGGACAAGGATAGAGAAGAGCTGAAATCTAAGCAGATGAAGAGCTAGGTTTTTGAAAGACTGCTTGAACCCTGAGCCAGTCCATTCTATCGTCCCAAGTGAACATTTTTGCATCCACCCTTTTGTTTCACAGCTCAAATTCAGCGCAGTTtagagaggggtggggggtggagagagg is a window from the Mastomys coucha isolate ucsf_1 unplaced genomic scaffold, UCSF_Mcou_1 pScaffold6, whole genome shotgun sequence genome containing:
- the Bcap29 gene encoding B-cell receptor-associated protein 29, translated to MTIQWAAVASFLYAEIGLILIFCLPFIPPQRWQKIFSFSVWGKIASFWNKAFLTIIILLIVLFLDAVREVRKYSSTNVVEKNSASRPGAYEHTQMKLFRSQRNLYISGFSLFFWLVLRRLVTLITQLAKEISNKGVLKIQAENTNKAAKRFMEENEKLKLVLKNNGNAKEHLLETENKKLVENKENLKTELQKTSDALFKAQNDVMTMKIQSERLSKEYDRLLKEHSELQNRLEKDKKKDL